ACCGCCTCGGGCCTCGCGGCGACGCTCGGCGGCAAGCCGGTGCAGGGGTCGAGCCGCCTCGGCTTCAAGATGCCGCCACTGGTCGCCGACGGCCTCGTGATCGTCGGCGTGACCGGCGCCGGCTACGGACTCCATATCGAGGACGAGACGGGCGGCCTCGACGGCGGCTCGGTGGTCGGCATCGAGGGCGGCTACGGCCGGCGCGGCTGGCTCGCCGCCTACGATGCCAGGACCGGTGACGAGCGGTGGCGCTGGTACGTCACCCCCTCGGAGGGCTGGGAGGGCGGCTTCGTCGAAGCGATCGCCGACGGCACGCCGCTGCATCGCGACATCGCCGCGGAGAAGGCGGCGGCGCCGGCCAACCGCGACGCCTGGCGGGTGGGCGGCGGCTCGCTCTGGATGACGCCGGCCTACGATCCCGATCTCGGGCTGATCTTCCTCGGGACCGGCAACCCGGCGCCGCAGAATTTCGGCCTCTCCCGGCCCGGGGACAACCTCTACACGATGTGCCTCGTCGCCCTCGACGTGAAGACCGGCAAGCTCCGCTGGTACTACCAGCAGGTGCCGCACGACGAGTGGGGCTACGACGTCGCCGCGCCGCCCTTCCTGCTCGACGGGCCGAACGGCAGCAAGGCGGTCGCCTCCGCGAGCAAGACCGGCTGGATCTACGTCCACGACCGCGCGACGGGGAAACTGATCGCGCGCTCCGCCCCGCTGGTCGACCAGAAGAACCTGTTCGCGCCTCCGACCCCGCAGGGGACCGTGGTGGCGCCCGGGCCCCTCGGCGCCGTCTCCTGGCCGCCCACCGCCTATGACGGGCGGCTGGCCTACGTGCAGGTGCGCCACGGTGCGACAACCTACACGGTCAAGACCGTGCCGGCGGCCCCGGGGCGCCCGGAGATCCGCTACACCGAGACCAGCGAGGCCAAGGGCGAGCCGTCCTTCAGCACGCTCACGGCCGTCGATCTCGCCGATGGCGGCAAGATCGCGTGGTCGGTGCGGTCCGCGAGCCGCCTGTCGGCGGGCACCCTCGCCACCGCCGGCGGCCTCGTCTTTTCCGGCGAGGAGGACGGCCACCTCGACGCCCACGACACGCGCGACGGCCGGGTACTCTGGCGCTTCCAGTGCGGCGCCGGCATCAGCGGGCCGGCGATGACCTACGCGCTGGACGGCAAGCAGTACCTGGCGGTGGCGGCCGGGGGCGCGTCGTTCACGAAGGCCGCCGGCTTCGGTACCGGCGACGCGCTGCTGGTCTTCGCGCTGCCCGACTGAGGCCCGCGGCCTTCGCTCAGTTGGCCGCGATGGCGTAGCGTGTCCGCAGGCGCAGGCCGAACACCGCCATCATGAACATGCAGCAGGTGGCGTTGTTGCCGTTGTACAGGACCGTCTCGAAGGAGGCTGAGACGAGGCCGAGGAACCACAGGCGCAGGAACAGCAGCGTCTCGGCGTCGAGCCGGGTGCCGCCCGCCGCGCGCTGGAGGTCGCGGACCGGCGCCAGCACGAAGGCCACGACGGTGAGGGCGAGGAACGGGAAGCCGCCGATCAGCGCCGTGTCGAGATAGGCGTTGTGCGAGTGGTTGGCGCTGTTCACCCAGGTCAGCTCCTCGGAGCCGCCGTACATGGTGCGCTCGGTCATCCAGAACGCGCCGATCCCCCATCCGCGCCAGGGGCGGACGAAGATGTTGTCGATGGCGAATTGCCAGATCTCGCTGCGCCCCGTGAAGGTCGCGTCGGTGAGGAGCACCCCGACGGCGTCCCGGATCGGCGCCACCAGGACGGAACCGATCGAGATCAGCGAGAACCCGATCACCGGGCCGAGAAGCAGAAGCGACCGGGCGAAGCCGCCGGTGAAGACCTGACAGAGGCCCGTGACGGCGAGGATCACCGGCAGGAGGGCGATCGCGGTCTTCGAGCCGCTCGCCACCAGGAAGCCGGCGGCCAGGAGCACGATGGTCCAGCCGAGCACGCGGCTGGCCGCGGTGGCGACGTACAGGCCGACGATCACCAGGATGACCATGGCGGCACCGGCCTCGTTCTTCTGCGGAAAGATCCCGCGCCAGAGGCCGGGATGGCTCGGATCGGAATTGACGTCGAAGGCCGAGTGGATCGCGAGGTTCGGCACCAGGGCCACCGCGAGATAGGATGCGATCAGGATCACCAGGGCCGCGCCCGCGAGGGTCAGGGCGAGCTGCCGGGGCGAGCGCGCGACGATCAGAACGCCGGCCGACAGCCCGGCGGCGATCGCCAGCAGGGTCAGCCGCCGCAGCGACAGGCTCGGCTCGATCGACAGCAGCGCGGTGAGCGCGAGCCAGAGGCCGCACGCCATCAGCGGCCAAGTCGCGAGGGAACGCAGGTGGCGGATCCCGATCCGGTGGATGGCCCAGGCCATCACGCCACCCGTCACGAGGAAGAGCAGCTGCGTCAGCGCGCTGCCGTCCTCGGCCGCCGCGAGGGACGACCGGTCCGCCAGATCCACGAGCCACAGGTGGTTCCAGAGCAGGACGAAGACGGCGCCGTTGAGGAGTACCCGCACGACGTCCGGCACGTCGCGGCCGGCGATGCCGCGCTGCCGCCCGTCGGCCGGAACCCCGATCGCCGCGTCCGCAGAAGCCATGTCGTCCCACCGCGAGGGCCGCGCCGTGCGGCCTGCCTCATACTAGCGGCAGGCAGCCCTGGGGCGATGGCAAACTGACGTGTGCCCCGATCAATCGCGCGATAACCTTGATGCGCCGCTCAGCGCCGCATCGTGTACTGCGAGCGGCCGGCCGATTGCCGCATCAGGAAGGCGGCCATCTCGGCGAGTTCCGGCGCCTTCGACCGGAAGGTGACCGACAGGGCAAGCAGCGTGTCCTTGTGGTCGAGCCCCGCGTAGATCCGCTCCTGCACGGGCACGTGCTCAGCCCGCAGCCTGGCGGCGAGGCTGACCGTGTGGCGCGGCTTCACCACCGTGTCGGCCTCGCCGGTCGCCAGGAAGGCCGGCGGCGACAGCGGGCCGACGAAGCTCCCCGGCTGCGTGGCGGGCAGATCGGGCGCCTGCCCGAAAACCTTGGTGGTGGTGTCCTGGTCGAGCGGCAGGAAATCGTAGGGGCCGGACAGGCCCGCCACGGCTTTGATCACCTTGGGATCGACTCCGACGGCCGTGAGGTAACGGGGATCCAGGCCGAGCATCACGGCGTTGTAGGCGCCGGCCGAGTGGCCGGCGAGCACGATCCGGCGCGGATCGCCACCATAGCCGGCGATGTTCTCCCGCACCCAGGCCACGGCCGCGGCCCCGTCCTCCAGAAAGCCCGGGAACGGCGCCTCCGGGAAGAGCCGGTAATCCGGGAGCACCGTGACGAAGCCTTGCGCGGCCAGGGCGTGCCCCACGAAGGCGTAGTCGTCCTTGGAGCCGCTCTGCCAGGAGCCGCCGTAGAAGAAGACGAGCACCGGCGCGTTCTCGGCCGCCGCGACGGGCACGTAGACGTCGAGGCGCCGCCGCGGCCCCTCGCCGAAGGGCTGGTCCTTCGCTGCGAGGCGCCCCCCGGATCGCGCGGGCCGATCGCGTCGAACAGGGCGAGCGGCGAGGCGGCGGTGAACCCGAAGGCGGCGAGTCCGAGGCAGAGGAGGCTGGCGAGCGCGGTGAGGAGCCGTGTCATATCCCATCCGGTTGTCCCGACGGGCCCATACGGCACCGCTCTCAGGGCGGATTGATGACGCTCCTGGGGCGGATCGCGGAAAATCAGGTGCGCAGCACGATGCAGGCGCCGCCGACCTTGCGGATGCGGCCGCACAGGTCGTCGGCGGCCTGCCGGCTCTGCGCCGGGATGCGGATCCGGTAGAAGGCCCGGGTCCCGCGGTTGCGCAGGCGCGTCCCGATGATCATCGGTCGGACCTCGCCGATCACGCCGGCATAGCTGCTGCGGGCACGGTTGAAGCTCTGGAGGGCGAGCGCCTTCGAGAAGTTGCCGGCGAGCTGGATGCCCCACGGCGCGGCCGGGCCCTCGTTGAGGCCGAGGGCGAAGCGGTCGCCGCGGGCCGGGATGCGCAGGCTGGCGGTGACCTGCAGGCAGGTCTGCGGCGCCTCCGGCTTTGCCTCCTTCGCCTCCTTCGCGTCCTTCTCCGGTTTGGCCGGGGCGACACCCTCGGGATACTCGATCGCCTTGCCGGGTCCGGTCCGCCAATCCTCCGCCGGCACGCCCGTGATGGCGGCCACGTAGGCGCGAGTCTCGGCCGGCAGGCCGCCGTCGCCGGACAACCACTTGCTCACCCGCGCCGCGCCGCCGTTGTAGGCCGCGGCGGCGAGACCGAGATTGCCGAACTGCCTCTTCAGGTCGGCCAGAAGGTGGGCGGCGTGCGGAATCGCCTGTTCGGGGTCGAAGGGGTCGAGGAGCCCGCGCTCCCGCGCGGTCCCCGGCATGAACTGCGCGACGCCCTGCGCGCCGGCCGGGCTGACGACGCCCACGCGAAAACTGCTCTCGCGCCAGATCAGCCGGGTCAGGAACGGCACCGGCAGGCTGCGGGCCTTCGCGGAATCGTCGATGAGGCGGCAGAGCGCCTGCTCGACGGTCTCGGTCGCGCCCTCGGACGGAACGGCCGCGGCGGGGCGCGCCGTGAACAGGAGGAGAAGCGCGAGCAGCGCGCCGAGGCGCAGGGGGGAGATAGCCACCCCGGCGCTTGTAGCGACCTTCGGTTGCGGATCAATCCGCGCGAAAAGCCGTCGGGCCACTCAATCCCCGGTTTCATGACGGAGCCGGCGCATCGTCCCAGGCCGGGGCATCGGTTCCGAGCCGGCGCGCGGCCCGCGTCCAGTGCATCGGCGCGTGCGCCACCGAGACCGGCGGCCGCAGGCGCCGCGCGGCCCCCCAGAAGGTCGCTTCCACCTCGGGCGCCAGATCGGCTTTCGTCTCGGGAGCGAGCGGTCCGGCGGCCTCGGCCGGGACGGCCCCCGCGAGAAAGGCCGCCGTGCGGGCAAGGGACAGCCGGGCCCGGCCGCCAACGCCGTCCGAGAGCCGGCGCGCGAGCAGCCGCAGCACCGCCGCGGCCATCATGTAGCCGGTGGCCTGGTCGAGCGCCTGCACCGGGAGCGGCACCGGCCGGTCGGCCTGCGTCCAGTCCTGCCCCGCCGCGGCGATCCCGCAGCTCATCTGGACGAGGCTGTCGAAGCCGCGCCGCCCCGCCCAGGGACCGGACCAGCCGTAGGCGTCGAGACAGACCTCGACGAGGCCGGGGGACTGCCTCTCCCGCGCCGCCTCTCCGTAGCCGAGCCCGTCGAGCGCACCGGGACGATAGCCGTGGACCAGCACGTCCGCGCCGGCGAGCAGCTCCTCGAAGACCGCCCGGTCCGCCGCCCGGCGCAGGTCGAGCCGGGCGCAGGTCTTGCCCAACGTCATCTCCGGCTCGAGCGGGGCCTCGTCCCAATCGGGCGGATCGATCCGCAGCACGTCCGCGCCGAACCCCGCGAGGAAGCGGGTCGCCACCGGCCCGGCGAGGACCCGCGTCAGGTCGAGCACCCGCAGGTTCGCGAGGGGTCGTCCGGCCCGGGGGCTCCAGCGCGAAGGCGACCGGCCGGCAACGGGCTGGAGTGCCACCAGCGGCTCCGGGGCCACGGCATGCCCCGCCGGATGCGCCATCCATTCGGCGAGTCCGCGCATCTCGGCCGCGCAGCCGCCCTCCGTGAGGATCGCCGCCTCCAGCTCGGCCTTGTCCCAGCCCGCCACCGCCCGCGCAATCCCGGCGCGATCCGTCTGGGTGCCGAGCACCCGCTCGGCCGCCGCCCGGTGGTGCGGGGCGTTGGTGTGGAGCCGGATCCAGCCGTCCCGGGTCGGATAATCCCCCGCCACGGGGTCCCACGGCGCCGGGAGGCGCCACCCGTCCGGACGGAGCGAGGCCGCGAACCAGAAGGAGGCGAGCCGTCGGTCGACGCTCACGGAACCCGTCGCCCCCGCGACCTCCGCGAGGGCGACCCCGGCGGCGGCGATCGAGCCGGCCGCCAGGTCGGTGACCGCGAAGGCCGAGGGCAGGGCGCCGGCCCCGTCGAAGCGTAGAGACGCGAGGGCCGCGGGCGGCCCGTCGAGCGCCGCCCAGATCTCCGCGGCAAACGCTTCGCCGTGCGCGCTCATGACGACCTCCTCACCCGACGCTCGGGTGCGCCGGTAACGTACACGACCGCGCTCCCGGCGGCGTGATGAGGTGATCCCACTCGCTCGCCTCATCCTGAGGTGCCGCGGAGCGGCCTCGAAGGAGGCTTCCAGCCGGCCGCGCGATTCTTGAAGGCCTCCTTCGAGGCCTGCGCTTACGCTCCGGCACCTCAGGATGAGGGCAAGGGTTGGAAGGCTCAGGCGGGCCTGCGTCATCCGGTGTCGTGTGCTTTGGCGCGCGGATCCGAGGGGTGAGACCGATCGGGTCGCGGCGTGACCGCACGATAGACTAGGGTCCGCGCTCCGGCGCGCTATAAGGGGCCCATGTCCGAAACCCAGCCGCTCCTCTCCGTCGAGGGACTGTCCGTCGCCTTCCGGTCCCGGGAGGGCGAGACGGTGGCGGTCGACGGCGTCGATTTCACCATTTGTCGGGGCGAGACCGTGGCGCTGGTGGGCGAGTCGGGATCGGGCAAGTCGGTGACGGCGCTGGCGATCCTGCGGCTCCTCGACGGCGCGGCCCGCCCGGGCGGGCGGATCCTGTTCAAGGGCCGCGACCTCGCGGGCCTGCCCGAGCGGGCGATGCGCGATGTGCGCGGCGCCGACATCACCATGGTGTTCCAGGAACCCATGACGTCGCTCAACCCGCTCCACACGATCGAGCGGCAGATCGGCGAGGTGCTGGGCCTCCATCGGGGGCTCACCGGCAAGGCGGCCCGGCGGCGGATCCTTGAACTCTTGGACCTCGTCGGTCTGCGCGACGCGGAGCGCCGCATGGGCGCTTACCCGCACGAGCTCTCCGGCGGCCAGCGCCAACGGGTGATGATCGCCATGGCGCTCGCCTGCGAGCCCGATCTCCTCGTCGCCGACGAGCCGACCACGGCGCTCGACGTCACCGTGCAGGCGCAGATCCTGGCCCTGCTCGCCGACCTGCAGAAGCGCCTCGGGATGGCGATGCTGTTCATCACCCACGATCTCGGCATCGTCGAGCGAATCGCCGACCGGGTCTGCGTGATGCTGAAGGGCAAGATCGTGGAGGCGGGCGAGACCCGGTCGGTCTTCGCGAACCCGCAGCACGACTACACCCGTCGCCTGATCGCCTCGGAGCCGAAGGGCCGCGCCAACCCGGTCCCGGCCGATGCCCCGCCGCTCGTCGAGGCCGGTCCGCTCAAGGTCTGGTTCCCGCTGAAGGCGGGTTTGCTCCGACGCGTCGCCGGCCACGTCAAGGCGGTGGACGGCGTCTCCCTCCGGGTCCGCGCCGGCGAGACCGTGGGCGTCGTCGGGGAGTCCGGGTCCGGCAAGACGACGCTCGGCCTCGCCCTGCTGCGGCTGACCGGCTCGGAAGGTCCGATCGTGTTCCTGGGCAAGGCCATCGACGGCTACGGCGTGGCGCAGATGCGCCCCCTGCGCCGGGACATGCAGGTGGTCTTCCAGGATCCCTACGGCTCGCTCTCGCCGCGCATGTCGGTGGCCGACATCGTCGCCGAGGGTCTCGTGGTCCAGGGTGCCGTCCGCTCCCGGGCCGAGCGCCGCGCCGTGGTCTCGAAGGCGCTCACCGATGTCGGGCTCGATCCGGCCGCCATGGACCGCTACCCGCACGAGTTCTCCGGCGGTCAGCGCCAGCGGATCGCCATCGCGCGGGCCATGGTGCTCAACCCCCGCTTCGTCGTGCTCGACGAGCCGACCTCGGCGCTCGACCGCTCGGTCCAGGCGCAGATCGTGACGCTGCTGCGCGACCTGCAGCGCGAGCGCGGCCTCGCCTACCTGTTCATCAGCCACGACCTGAAGGTGGTTCGGGCGCTCGCCAACTATGTCGTGGTCATGCAGAACGGCCGCGTGGTCGAGGAGGGCGCCGCGGAGTCGATCTTCGCGAACCCGCAGACCGCCTATACCCGCGCCCTGTTCAAGGCCGCCTTCGCCCTCGACAGCGACGCCCCGGCCGAGCTGGAGCCGGCCTGACCGTGGCGCGCGCGCTCATCATCGTCCTCGATTCCGTCGGCATCGGCGGGGCGCCGGATGCCGAGGCCTACGGCGATGCCGGCTCCGACACGCTCGGGCACATCGCCGAGGCCTGCGCGGCCGGGCGCGGCGACCGCGCGGGGCTCCGCGCCGGACCGCTGCGGCTGCCCCACCTCGCAGCGCTGGGGCTCGGGCTCGCCGCGGCCGGAGCGTCCGGCCGGATCCCGCCGTATCTCGCCCCTGAGGGCCCCCCGGGAGGCGCCTACGGCCAC
The sequence above is drawn from the Methylobacterium mesophilicum SR1.6/6 genome and encodes:
- a CDS encoding ABC transporter ATP-binding protein, which translates into the protein MSETQPLLSVEGLSVAFRSREGETVAVDGVDFTICRGETVALVGESGSGKSVTALAILRLLDGAARPGGRILFKGRDLAGLPERAMRDVRGADITMVFQEPMTSLNPLHTIERQIGEVLGLHRGLTGKAARRRILELLDLVGLRDAERRMGAYPHELSGGQRQRVMIAMALACEPDLLVADEPTTALDVTVQAQILALLADLQKRLGMAMLFITHDLGIVERIADRVCVMLKGKIVEAGETRSVFANPQHDYTRRLIASEPKGRANPVPADAPPLVEAGPLKVWFPLKAGLLRRVAGHVKAVDGVSLRVRAGETVGVVGESGSGKTTLGLALLRLTGSEGPIVFLGKAIDGYGVAQMRPLRRDMQVVFQDPYGSLSPRMSVADIVAEGLVVQGAVRSRAERRAVVSKALTDVGLDPAAMDRYPHEFSGGQRQRIAIARAMVLNPRFVVLDEPTSALDRSVQAQIVTLLRDLQRERGLAYLFISHDLKVVRALANYVVVMQNGRVVEEGAAESIFANPQTAYTRALFKAAFALDSDAPAELEPA
- a CDS encoding pyrroloquinoline quinone-dependent dehydrogenase, with protein sequence MSRWIGVALLASYAGSAAFAASAAETPWPAFGHDPSNRNFSDLTQIDRDNVARLRPAWLFQTGVTGYFQAQPVMVDGTLYVSTTQNNVAALDAKTGKPVWTYTHKPRTEKIFGPPSNRGLAVSGGLVFEATMDGRLIALDAKTGRMVWDKEAVRPEEGETETASGLAATLGGKPVQGSSRLGFKMPPLVADGLVIVGVTGAGYGLHIEDETGGLDGGSVVGIEGGYGRRGWLAAYDARTGDERWRWYVTPSEGWEGGFVEAIADGTPLHRDIAAEKAAAPANRDAWRVGGGSLWMTPAYDPDLGLIFLGTGNPAPQNFGLSRPGDNLYTMCLVALDVKTGKLRWYYQQVPHDEWGYDVAAPPFLLDGPNGSKAVASASKTGWIYVHDRATGKLIARSAPLVDQKNLFAPPTPQGTVVAPGPLGAVSWPPTAYDGRLAYVQVRHGATTYTVKTVPAAPGRPEIRYTETSEAKGEPSFSTLTAVDLADGGKIAWSVRSASRLSAGTLATAGGLVFSGEEDGHLDAHDTRDGRVLWRFQCGAGISGPAMTYALDGKQYLAVAAGGASFTKAAGFGTGDALLVFALPD
- a CDS encoding alpha/beta hydrolase; the encoded protein is MPVAAAENAPVLVFFYGGSWQSGSKDDYAFVGHALAAQGFVTVLPDYRLFPEAPFPGFLEDGAAAVAWVRENIAGYGGDPRRIVLAGHSAGAYNAVMLGLDPRYLTAVGVDPKVIKAVAGLSGPYDFLPLDQDTTTKVFGQAPDLPATQPGSFVGPLSPPAFLATGEADTVVKPRHTVSLAARLRAEHVPVQERIYAGLDHKDTLLALSVTFRSKAPELAEMAAFLMRQSAGRSQYTMRR
- a CDS encoding CoA transferase — protein: MSAHGEAFAAEIWAALDGPPAALASLRFDGAGALPSAFAVTDLAAGSIAAAGVALAEVAGATGSVSVDRRLASFWFAASLRPDGWRLPAPWDPVAGDYPTRDGWIRLHTNAPHHRAAAERVLGTQTDRAGIARAVAGWDKAELEAAILTEGGCAAEMRGLAEWMAHPAGHAVAPEPLVALQPVAGRSPSRWSPRAGRPLANLRVLDLTRVLAGPVATRFLAGFGADVLRIDPPDWDEAPLEPEMTLGKTCARLDLRRAADRAVFEELLAGADVLVHGYRPGALDGLGYGEAARERQSPGLVEVCLDAYGWSGPWAGRRGFDSLVQMSCGIAAAGQDWTQADRPVPLPVQALDQATGYMMAAAVLRLLARRLSDGVGGRARLSLARTAAFLAGAVPAEAAGPLAPETKADLAPEVEATFWGAARRLRPPVSVAHAPMHWTRAARRLGTDAPAWDDAPAPS
- a CDS encoding O-antigen ligase family protein, with the translated sequence MASADAAIGVPADGRQRGIAGRDVPDVVRVLLNGAVFVLLWNHLWLVDLADRSSLAAAEDGSALTQLLFLVTGGVMAWAIHRIGIRHLRSLATWPLMACGLWLALTALLSIEPSLSLRRLTLLAIAAGLSAGVLIVARSPRQLALTLAGAALVILIASYLAVALVPNLAIHSAFDVNSDPSHPGLWRGIFPQKNEAGAAMVILVIVGLYVATAASRVLGWTIVLLAAGFLVASGSKTAIALLPVILAVTGLCQVFTGGFARSLLLLGPVIGFSLISIGSVLVAPIRDAVGVLLTDATFTGRSEIWQFAIDNIFVRPWRGWGIGAFWMTERTMYGGSEELTWVNSANHSHNAYLDTALIGGFPFLALTVVAFVLAPVRDLQRAAGGTRLDAETLLFLRLWFLGLVSASFETVLYNGNNATCCMFMMAVFGLRLRTRYAIAAN
- a CDS encoding lytic transglycosylase domain-containing protein, giving the protein MAISPLRLGALLALLLLFTARPAAAVPSEGATETVEQALCRLIDDSAKARSLPVPFLTRLIWRESSFRVGVVSPAGAQGVAQFMPGTARERGLLDPFDPEQAIPHAAHLLADLKRQFGNLGLAAAAYNGGAARVSKWLSGDGGLPAETRAYVAAITGVPAEDWRTGPGKAIEYPEGVAPAKPEKDAKEAKEAKPEAPQTCLQVTASLRIPARGDRFALGLNEGPAAPWGIQLAGNFSKALALQSFNRARSSYAGVIGEVRPMIIGTRLRNRGTRAFYRIRIPAQSRQAADDLCGRIRKVGGACIVLRT